GGTCCACTACAGCAACCGGTCCGAAGGCAGCGTCGAGTGCTGCTGCCTGCATGTCGATGATCTGTGCCGGTGAAAGTGTGAAGTGGTGGGCGGCGGTGGCGAGTTCGCTGGCGAGGGTGACACCACTGATAAGTCGATTGTCGGTGTTGATTCCGGCGCTGATGTGGTTTTCGAGCAGCGTTGGCAGCACATGATTGTCCAGTGTGTCGACTGCCCCGGTTTGGAGATTCGAGGTTGGGCAGCATTCGATGTGGATGCGTCGCTGCTCAATGGTGCGGGCAAGAGGTCCTAGCTGCCACGGGCTGGTTGGGTTGCTGGTGGGCTGTATGTCGTCGCAGATCGCACAGCCGTGGCCGATTCGGCCGGCACCGGCGTCGATGGCTTGTTTGATGGAATCGACTCCGGCGGCTTCGCCGGCGTGCATCGTCATCGGTATTGCGTAACGGCGGATAAGTTGGAGTGCGGCAGTGTGGGTGTGGGGAAGGAATCCGTGTTCAGGTCCGGCCAGGTCGAATCCGACGACGTGTGCAAGTCGCGGAGTCATGTGTTGCACCTCGGTGTAGCTGGGGTTGTCGTCGAGTTGTGGTGATGCTTGTTGGCGCATAGCGCGCACGGTGGCGAGTGCTGCTTGTTGAACATCGGTGGGGTCTTGCCGCATACCGCAGACGAGCAGTCCTACCCATTGACTGTCGGCACGGTCGGCTAACGCCGTGGCTACAGCAGTGTTGGCGACGTGAAGTACTTCGTCGTAGGTCATGCCGCCGCGGGTATGCAGTCCGGGGGCGAACCGGATTTCTGCATAGATTATGTGTTGGCGGGCGAAGTCTTCGATTGCTTCGGTGATTACGCGGGTTAGTGCTTCCGGGGTTTGCATCACCGCGGTGGTGTGGCCGAAGGGGATAAGGTACTCCTCAAGGGATCCGGAGTTTGCTTGCGCATGGAGGATCGTTTCGAGGGTGTGCGCGTCGCTGCTGGGGAGTTTGGTGTAGCCGCATTCGGCGCTCAGGTCGATGAGCGTTTGTGGCCGCAGTCCCCCGTCGAGATGATCGTGGAGAAGTACTTTCGGCATGGCGGTGTAAAGGTTGTGCTGCTCGTCGGCTTCGCCGGGGTGGGTGCAGGCTTGAGTGAACGCGGCAAGAATCTGTTCGCGATAGTTTGCAGTAAGCGGGCTGTTGCTGGGGTTCATGGTGTGTAAGCGTAGTGGCAGATCCTTGCGGTGTGGGGTTTCCGCGGGGTTGCCGGTGGTAAATAACCGGCTGCGGGGTGTGACGTGCCGCAAGGTTGGTGTCGCTTGATAGCTGTGTCGGCGACCCTGCTGGCTGCATTGGAGAGGGCGGTGTTTTAGGCTTGTTCACCATGACAGTTTCTGCGGTACGGCCGCTGCTGGTGGGGCTTGCCTTGGCGGTGGCCGGTAACCTGCTTCCGGTTTCACTTCCGACAGCTAGCGCGTTTACTCCGCCAACTCGTACTGCTGCCCCGGATACGTCCCGGTGCCCATTTCGGTTCAGCCCGCCGCCGGCGGTGGATACTTCTGAAGTGCCGAAACCTGGTCAGACTTCCCCTGCCGCGCTGCCGCTGCCGGCTCACACCCCGGGCGGGAAGGGGCTGGAGAGTTGCGATATTGTCGCCGCTGCAGGGTTTGCTGTTCCAGAAGAGCTCACTGCAGCATCGTGGATTGTGTTTGATATTGATCGGGGCACAGTGCTTGCCGCGAAGGATCCACATGGACGATATCGTCCAGCGAGCATTATTAAAGTGCTCTTAGCGCTAGTTGCGATCGACGAGCTTGATCCCACCACCCGCTATACGGCAACCCGCGCCGATGCCGACATGGAAGGCTCCCGGGTGGGGCTTGGCGCCGGCGGTGTCTATAGTGTCGATGATTTGCTGCACGGGCTGGTGATGAGTTCCGGCAATGATGCAGCGCACGCCCTCGCGCAGCTGCTGGGTGGTGATCAGGCCGCGAATGGAAAAGTCAATGCGCTGGCGAAGAAACTAGGCACAACCGGTACTTTTGTGGCGAACTATTCCGGGTTGGATGGCCCCGGTCAGATGACCACCGCCTTCGATATGGCGTTGGTGTATCGGAAAGCCTGGTTAACGAATGCGTTTGTGCGGCTGGTTACGACCAAGTCGGTAAACTTCCCCGGCTACGGGGACAATCCCGGGTTTGAAGTGTGGAATGACAACGGGTTGCTGTTTTCCGACGAGGGTTCCCTCGGCGGGAAAACAGGTTACACCGATGATGCTTTGCACACCTATGCGGGTGCGGTAGAACGCAACGGCCGCCGACTTGCTGTCGTGGTGTTAAACACCACCATTGATGCAGGTCGCGCCTGGGAGCAGGGGCAGCGACTGCTCGACGCAGG
The Corynebacterium choanae DNA segment above includes these coding regions:
- a CDS encoding adenosine deaminase family protein is translated as MNPSNSPLTANYREQILAAFTQACTHPGEADEQHNLYTAMPKVLLHDHLDGGLRPQTLIDLSAECGYTKLPSSDAHTLETILHAQANSGSLEEYLIPFGHTTAVMQTPEALTRVITEAIEDFARQHIIYAEIRFAPGLHTRGGMTYDEVLHVANTAVATALADRADSQWVGLLVCGMRQDPTDVQQAALATVRAMRQQASPQLDDNPSYTEVQHMTPRLAHVVGFDLAGPEHGFLPHTHTAALQLIRRYAIPMTMHAGEAAGVDSIKQAIDAGAGRIGHGCAICDDIQPTSNPTSPWQLGPLARTIEQRRIHIECCPTSNLQTGAVDTLDNHVLPTLLENHISAGINTDNRLISGVTLASELATAAHHFTLSPAQIIDMQAAALDAAFGPVAVVDQLRKQYLEPAREIVATIQR
- a CDS encoding D-alanyl-D-alanine carboxypeptidase family protein, giving the protein MTVSAVRPLLVGLALAVAGNLLPVSLPTASAFTPPTRTAAPDTSRCPFRFSPPPAVDTSEVPKPGQTSPAALPLPAHTPGGKGLESCDIVAAAGFAVPEELTAASWIVFDIDRGTVLAAKDPHGRYRPASIIKVLLALVAIDELDPTTRYTATRADADMEGSRVGLGAGGVYSVDDLLHGLVMSSGNDAAHALAQLLGGDQAANGKVNALAKKLGTTGTFVANYSGLDGPGQMTTAFDMALVYRKAWLTNAFVRLVTTKSVNFPGYGDNPGFEVWNDNGLLFSDEGSLGGKTGYTDDALHTYAGAVERNGRRLAVVVLNTTIDAGRAWEQGQRLLDAGFATAPTASIGTVTPAPATPPTGEPTDPPTKHSSTSTIPPVPTTTANNEAATRSAPSSPGNTQPAAASFTSSSRLLGTAAWVVVTLVVIAVLLLSRWQRRRQPRHQ